Proteins encoded within one genomic window of Flavobacterium oreochromis:
- a CDS encoding DUF4870 domain-containing protein has protein sequence METLSTTKQERSYASITHLSAFSKFIFPLGNYIIPIIIWTTKKKESSFIDFHGKQIINFQLSVLLYTIIMATIAIPCIVGSLLSNFTWNEVETGDLILDIYNLLGLGIFGIVCLVIIILLQIIEFFYIVYGAIKADEGIYFKYPLTINFLK, from the coding sequence ATGGAAACATTATCAACTACAAAACAAGAAAGAAGTTACGCTTCAATCACTCACTTGAGTGCTTTTTCAAAATTCATATTTCCTTTAGGCAACTATATTATTCCTATCATTATATGGACTACTAAAAAGAAAGAATCTTCCTTTATTGATTTTCATGGTAAACAAATCATTAATTTCCAATTGAGTGTTTTACTCTATACAATTATAATGGCTACAATTGCAATACCTTGTATAGTAGGAAGTTTATTAAGTAATTTTACTTGGAACGAAGTAGAAACAGGAGATTTAATATTAGATATCTATAATTTACTAGGTTTAGGAATTTTTGGAATTGTTTGTTTGGTTATAATTATTTTATTACAAATAATCGAGTTCTTTTATATTGTATATGGAGCAATCAAGGCTGATGAAGGAATTTATTTTAAATATCCATTAACAATTAACTTTTTAAAATAA
- a CDS encoding nuclear transport factor 2 family protein, whose protein sequence is MAQSEADILKKIQSLDAEFWDAYNSCNTENITKYISNDIEFYHDKGGITSGQENLVNSIKNNLCSNKNYKLRRELVKKSERFSILYQQEKLYGMIYSGEHIFLLTLNNNKEYADGKAKFIHLWLLENNQWKMKRIYSYDHQAIK, encoded by the coding sequence TTGGCTCAATCTGAAGCTGATATTCTTAAAAAAATACAATCATTAGACGCTGAATTTTGGGATGCTTACAATTCGTGTAATACTGAAAACATAACAAAATATATTTCTAATGATATAGAATTTTATCATGATAAAGGAGGTATAACATCTGGTCAAGAAAATTTAGTAAATTCAATAAAAAATAATTTATGTTCAAATAAAAACTACAAATTAAGAAGAGAATTAGTTAAAAAAAGTGAACGTTTCTCAATTTTATATCAACAAGAGAAACTTTATGGCATGATATATAGTGGAGAACATATTTTTCTATTAACACTAAACAATAATAAAGAATATGCTGATGGAAAAGCAAAATTCATACATCTATGGTTACTTGAAAACAATCAATGGAAAATGAAAAGAATTTATAGTTATGATCATCAAGCAATAAAATAA
- a CDS encoding DEAD/DEAH box helicase encodes MNQNLQNALIENGITEATEIQADCWGTLKSGADAIVGMGEGEGKSSTVAYTVIQKLEKPIGESTRGLIIVKDKDSVLQMLDYFEKFGKYSNLRVIGVNDKTDIDDEKNIISAGMDVLIGTPNKINAMFSGAGFNMNTIKIFVVDDADLIFKQRLEPIIQRLSQSIEKTQRLFFTSELTERVAILADKIMIEPYLFGIDYEDEE; translated from the coding sequence ATCAATCAAAATCTTCAGAATGCCTTAATAGAAAATGGTATTACTGAAGCTACTGAAATTCAAGCGGATTGCTGGGGAACATTGAAAAGTGGTGCTGATGCTATTGTTGGAATGGGAGAAGGAGAAGGAAAGTCCTCTACGGTGGCTTATACAGTTATTCAAAAATTAGAAAAACCAATAGGTGAATCTACAAGAGGACTAATTATTGTGAAAGATAAAGATTCTGTGTTACAAATGTTAGATTACTTTGAAAAATTTGGAAAATATAGTAATCTTAGAGTAATTGGTGTTAATGACAAAACAGATATAGATGATGAGAAAAATATTATTTCTGCAGGAATGGATGTTTTGATAGGTACTCCTAATAAAATTAATGCAATGTTTTCTGGAGCAGGATTTAACATGAATACTATTAAAATTTTTGTGGTTGATGATGCTGATTTGATCTTTAAACAGCGTTTAGAACCTATTATTCAAAGATTATCACAAAGTATAGAAAAAACACAACGCTTATTTTTTACTTCAGAATTGACAGAACGTGTTGCTATTTTAGCAGATAAAATAATGATAGAGCCCTATTTGTTTGGGATTGATTATGAAGATGAAGAATAA
- a CDS encoding Fic family protein has translation MWNIDLSYRKEFQSTFERLYEKKEALVKARPLPKIAIEKIKESLSIEWTYNSNSIEGNTLTLRETQMILQEGITIKGVSLREHFEAKNHEKAIDYLYEIVNEQYIFRSIDMLTLHGYVLRSIEDDFAGRLRNGGVRISGANFIPPNANKVSDLIDELIEFVNNNPLGLNDIELATVFHHKFVWIHPFFDGNGRTVRLCMNLLLMRCGFPPAIILKNDRKKYYEALNQANNGSYQKLILLMCQAVERTLNIYLNVLPGNDNEYELIANIVNEPSTSYGFTQEYISLLARQGKIDAHKEGRNWVTTKKAIQEYIENRKRKRMLK, from the coding sequence ATGTGGAATATAGATTTGTCATACAGAAAAGAATTTCAATCAACATTTGAGAGATTATATGAAAAAAAAGAAGCGCTAGTTAAAGCTAGGCCGCTACCTAAAATAGCTATAGAAAAAATTAAAGAATCACTTTCTATTGAATGGACTTACAATTCTAATAGTATCGAAGGAAATACGCTTACTCTGCGAGAAACACAAATGATACTTCAAGAAGGAATTACTATAAAAGGAGTTTCTCTTAGAGAACATTTTGAAGCAAAAAATCATGAAAAAGCAATTGATTATTTGTATGAAATAGTAAATGAACAATACATATTTAGAAGTATTGATATGCTTACTTTACATGGATATGTTTTAAGATCTATAGAAGATGATTTTGCTGGACGTTTAAGAAATGGAGGCGTTCGTATATCAGGAGCTAATTTTATACCTCCTAACGCAAATAAAGTCTCAGATTTAATAGATGAATTGATAGAATTTGTGAATAACAATCCATTAGGATTAAATGATATAGAGTTAGCTACTGTATTCCATCATAAGTTTGTTTGGATTCATCCATTTTTTGATGGAAATGGAAGAACTGTTCGTTTATGTATGAATTTGTTATTAATGCGTTGTGGTTTTCCTCCTGCCATTATTTTGAAAAATGATCGAAAAAAATATTATGAAGCTTTAAATCAGGCTAATAATGGGAGTTATCAAAAACTCATTTTATTAATGTGTCAAGCTGTTGAGCGTACATTAAATATTTATTTGAATGTATTACCTGGAAATGATAATGAATATGAGCTTATAGCTAATATAGTTAATGAGCCATCAACTTCTTATGGGTTTACACAGGAATATATTAGCTTACTAGCTAGACAAGGCAAAATAGATGCTCATAAAGAGGGGAGAAATTGGGTTACTACTAAAAAGGCCATTCAAGAATATATAGAAAATCGGAAACGTAAAAGAATGTTGAAATGA
- a CDS encoding YceI family protein yields the protein MKKLLAPISLIVISFFISCKKENTTNKNSYLTVLPKIDGIRYQVDTLNSIIYWTGFKPAEKHTGTLKFKEGIFICNQKSIALGRFYMNMNSITVTDLKNKNDKNRLENHLKGLADQNIKDHFFNVLKFPISDFRITNSELKNNKTIIYGNLTIKGITKSVNFPAKIQIDNNQISLKSDTLQLNRTYWNVNYGSKSIFNNLKDKFISDRIQIQVNLIARRIRK from the coding sequence ATGAAAAAGTTACTAGCCCCCATTTCTTTGATTGTCATTTCTTTTTTTATTTCTTGTAAAAAAGAAAATACTACTAATAAGAATAGTTATTTAACTGTTTTACCTAAAATAGATGGAATAAGATATCAGGTAGACACATTAAACTCTATAATTTATTGGACAGGTTTCAAACCTGCCGAAAAGCACACGGGTACTCTAAAATTTAAAGAAGGCATTTTTATTTGTAATCAAAAATCAATTGCTCTCGGACGTTTTTACATGAACATGAATTCTATAACGGTAACTGATCTAAAAAATAAAAATGACAAAAACAGACTAGAAAACCACCTTAAAGGTCTTGCTGATCAGAATATTAAGGATCATTTTTTTAATGTATTAAAATTCCCTATTTCTGATTTTAGGATCACCAATTCTGAATTGAAAAATAATAAAACTATCATTTATGGAAACTTAACAATTAAAGGGATTACAAAATCTGTTAATTTTCCTGCTAAAATACAGATAGATAACAACCAAATAAGTTTAAAAAGTGATACATTACAACTAAATAGAACTTATTGGAATGTAAATTATGGTTCAAAAAGTATTTTTAACAACCTTAAAGATAAATTTATAAGTGATCGAATTCAAATACAAGTAAATCTAATAGCTAGAAGAATAAGGAAATAA
- a CDS encoding ABC transporter permease has translation MNVLSLIIKREFIAKVRNKSFIVMTFLSPLLFLGMSVLIGVLANMNKGEIKKIAIHDEVGVLKQDFKNTKEIKYTDLSQMPFDLAKTTASKDFEGLIFIPKVVNSKELINKVEYISDESPSLEFVSDIEKVIDAHLTKDNLNTLGFDSDKIEKAKVESELHIAKFSGEEGLKYLNEIKVFFGGAFGYLIMMFIIIYGNFVMRSVIEEKTSRIIEVIISSVKPYQLMMGKIIGNSLAGILQFTIWVVLGLLLLFGSSIFLGNSADPTTVHQAIQQLPSHAGNIASMLEKVNLYYNEIPVLTTVIYFLIYFIGGYFLYSSLYAAIGAAVDSETDSQQFLLPIIMPLMLGIYVGFFTVVNDPHGTVATVFSMIPFTSPIVMLMRIPFGVPVWQLVVSLLLLFGTFLGVVWFASKIYRVGILMYGKKPTWKELYKWLRY, from the coding sequence ATGAACGTATTGAGTTTAATCATAAAAAGAGAATTTATTGCTAAAGTTCGCAATAAGTCATTTATAGTAATGACCTTTTTGAGTCCATTATTATTTCTAGGTATGTCAGTCTTAATTGGGGTTTTAGCCAATATGAATAAAGGCGAAATTAAGAAGATTGCTATTCATGACGAAGTAGGAGTGTTAAAGCAAGATTTTAAAAACACTAAAGAGATAAAGTATACAGATTTATCACAAATGCCTTTTGATTTGGCTAAAACTACAGCATCAAAAGATTTCGAAGGACTTATTTTTATTCCAAAAGTAGTTAATTCAAAAGAGTTAATTAATAAAGTTGAGTATATTTCAGATGAGAGTCCTAGTTTAGAATTTGTTTCAGATATAGAAAAAGTAATAGATGCACATTTAACAAAAGATAATCTAAATACATTAGGTTTTGATTCAGATAAAATTGAGAAGGCAAAGGTTGAATCAGAACTTCATATCGCTAAGTTTTCAGGAGAAGAAGGTTTAAAGTATTTGAATGAAATTAAAGTGTTTTTTGGAGGAGCTTTTGGTTATTTAATCATGATGTTTATTATTATCTATGGAAATTTCGTTATGCGTAGTGTAATAGAAGAAAAAACATCAAGAATTATTGAAGTAATTATTTCATCAGTAAAACCATATCAGTTAATGATGGGGAAGATCATAGGTAATTCATTGGCAGGTATTTTGCAATTTACTATTTGGGTAGTATTAGGTTTGTTGTTATTATTTGGTTCTTCAATCTTTTTAGGAAATTCAGCGGATCCAACAACTGTACATCAAGCTATACAACAATTGCCTTCACATGCAGGAAATATAGCTTCAATGCTTGAAAAAGTTAATCTTTACTATAATGAAATACCTGTTTTGACCACTGTTATTTATTTTTTAATTTATTTTATAGGAGGATATTTCTTATATAGTTCTTTGTATGCAGCTATAGGAGCTGCTGTTGATTCAGAAACGGATTCGCAACAATTTTTGTTACCTATTATTATGCCATTAATGTTAGGTATTTATGTAGGTTTTTTTACAGTGGTGAATGATCCTCATGGTACAGTAGCAACAGTGTTTTCTATGATTCCATTTACATCTCCAATCGTAATGTTAATGCGTATTCCTTTTGGAGTGCCTGTTTGGCAATTAGTAGTTTCTCTATTATTACTTTTTGGGACATTCTTGGGAGTAGTTTGGTTTGCTAGTAAAATTTATAGAGTAGGAATTTTGATGTATGGTAAAAAGCCAACATGGAAAGAATTGTATAAATGGCTTAGATATTAG
- a CDS encoding ABC transporter ATP-binding protein → MNNILEVNNVVKQYDAYTALNSVSLQVPKGSIYGLLGPNGAGKTSLIRIINQITMPDSGEVFLDGNKLAPHHVSCIGYMPEERGLYKTMKVGEQALYLAQLKGMPHAEAKKQLKYWFEKFGIEGWWDKKIQELSKGMAQKIQFIVTILHQPKLLILDEPFSGFDPVNANLIKDEIIELNKQGTSIIFSTHRMESVEEMCDYIALIHKSNKLIEGKVSDVKKQYRTHKFQVGILSDNIEGLMYDLTQKFTVGQTSFKSLNNDLKLEIDLGNRTQNELLEVLMKNGQVTHFTENIPSINDIFIQTVTSKK, encoded by the coding sequence ATGAATAATATTCTTGAAGTAAATAATGTAGTGAAACAATATGATGCTTATACCGCTTTAAATTCTGTTTCATTACAAGTTCCTAAAGGGAGTATCTATGGGCTTTTGGGTCCTAATGGAGCAGGAAAAACTTCCTTAATACGTATCATTAACCAAATTACGATGCCTGATAGTGGAGAGGTTTTCTTAGATGGTAACAAATTAGCGCCTCATCATGTGTCCTGTATAGGTTATATGCCAGAAGAGCGTGGTTTGTACAAAACAATGAAAGTAGGAGAGCAAGCCTTATATTTAGCACAATTAAAAGGAATGCCTCATGCTGAAGCTAAAAAACAACTCAAATACTGGTTTGAAAAATTTGGAATTGAAGGTTGGTGGGATAAAAAAATACAAGAACTTTCGAAAGGAATGGCACAGAAAATTCAATTTATTGTAACTATTTTACACCAACCCAAATTGTTAATATTAGATGAGCCTTTTTCTGGTTTTGATCCTGTTAATGCAAATTTAATTAAAGATGAAATTATTGAGTTAAATAAACAAGGAACTTCTATTATCTTTTCGACTCATCGTATGGAAAGTGTGGAAGAAATGTGTGATTATATAGCACTTATTCATAAATCGAATAAATTAATAGAAGGAAAAGTAAGCGATGTTAAAAAACAATATAGAACACATAAGTTTCAAGTAGGAATCTTGTCAGATAATATTGAAGGCTTAATGTATGATTTAACCCAAAAATTTACTGTTGGACAAACGTCTTTTAAATCTTTGAATAATGATCTTAAATTAGAAATTGATTTAGGAAATAGAACACAAAATGAATTGTTAGAAGTTTTGATGAAAAACGGACAAGTAACTCACTTTACAGAAAATATTCCGTCAATTAACGATATTTTTATTCAAACAGTAACTAGTAAAAAATAA
- a CDS encoding nucleotide exchange factor GrpE encodes MNAENTDKELEINNTEETQEQQSNESPVTELTVEEKLQEELANEKDKFLRLFAEFENYKKRTSKERVELFKTAGQEVLQAMLPVLDDFDRAWVQISKSEDEALVKGVELIHEKLKSTLISKGLNEVEIKQGDLFNADFAEAITQIPAGDELKGKVVDVVEKGYKLGDKIIRFPKVVIGN; translated from the coding sequence ATGAATGCCGAAAATACAGATAAAGAATTAGAAATAAACAATACTGAAGAGACTCAAGAGCAACAATCTAATGAAAGTCCTGTTACAGAATTGACAGTTGAAGAAAAATTGCAAGAAGAATTAGCAAACGAAAAAGATAAGTTCTTACGTCTTTTTGCTGAATTTGAAAATTATAAAAAACGAACTTCAAAAGAACGTGTTGAATTATTTAAAACAGCAGGACAAGAGGTATTACAAGCTATGCTACCTGTTTTAGATGATTTTGATAGAGCTTGGGTTCAAATTTCAAAATCGGAAGATGAAGCATTGGTAAAAGGAGTTGAATTAATACATGAAAAATTAAAATCAACATTAATTTCAAAAGGATTAAATGAAGTTGAAATTAAGCAAGGAGATCTATTTAATGCTGATTTTGCAGAAGCAATAACTCAAATTCCTGCAGGTGATGAGCTAAAAGGAAAAGTAGTAGATGTAGTAGAAAAAGGATATAAATTAGGTGATAAAATTATTCGTTTTCCTAAAGTAGTAATTGGTAACTAA
- a CDS encoding TIGR01777 family oxidoreductase yields the protein MHYLTTSKNKLTCSDNLKGFYWDPKTKEIDPACIEEVSFIIHLAGASISKRWTSRYKQEIIESRVIPLQMLYELLKNTSHKVKGIISASAIGVYPSCIERYYMEDFVDFDHSFLSNVVKTWEESVDKFTDLEMNTCKLRIGLVLSKEGGVLSEILKPLQLDLGVLFGTGQHWQSWIHITDLARLFIFALEFELQGVYNAVAPDPVTHKEFIGNLTKLVGSPLIMLNLPKVLMKLILGEKHVLLYDSQRVSSAKIQEKGFKFHYTNIDDAFRNLLK from the coding sequence GTGCATTATCTGACTACTTCTAAAAATAAGTTAACATGCTCAGATAATCTAAAAGGTTTTTATTGGGATCCCAAGACAAAAGAAATAGATCCGGCCTGTATAGAAGAAGTTAGCTTTATAATTCATTTAGCTGGAGCTTCTATAAGTAAAAGATGGACTTCTAGATATAAGCAAGAGATAATAGAAAGTCGTGTAATCCCTTTGCAAATGTTATATGAACTTTTGAAAAATACTTCGCATAAAGTAAAAGGTATTATTTCAGCTTCTGCTATAGGAGTTTACCCTTCTTGTATTGAAAGGTATTATATGGAAGATTTTGTAGATTTTGATCATTCTTTTTTATCTAATGTTGTTAAAACTTGGGAAGAAAGTGTTGATAAATTTACAGATTTAGAAATGAATACCTGTAAGTTGCGTATTGGTTTAGTTTTATCTAAAGAGGGAGGAGTATTATCTGAAATACTAAAACCATTGCAATTAGATTTAGGAGTTCTTTTCGGGACAGGCCAACATTGGCAATCATGGATACACATAACTGATTTAGCTAGATTATTTATTTTTGCATTAGAATTTGAATTGCAAGGAGTTTATAATGCCGTAGCTCCAGACCCTGTTACCCATAAAGAATTTATAGGTAACTTAACTAAATTAGTTGGCTCCCCCCTTATAATGCTTAATTTACCTAAAGTTTTAATGAAACTAATTTTAGGTGAAAAACATGTGCTGCTGTATGATTCACAGCGAGTATCATCTGCAAAAATTCAAGAAAAAGGATTTAAGTTTCATTATACAAACATTGATGATGCTTTTAGAAATTTGTTAAAGTGA
- a CDS encoding sigma-54-dependent transcriptional regulator, with amino-acid sequence MSKILIIEDEAAIRRVLVKILSEENDSYKVEEAEDGLQGLEKVKNEDYDLILCDIKMPKMDGVEVLEAVKKIKPEIPMVMISGHGDLETAVNTMRLGAFDYISKPPDLNRLLNTVRNALDKKKLVVENKILKKKVSKNYEMIGSSTAISHIKEMIEKVAPTEARVLITGPNGTGKELVAHQIHQRSERSGRPMIEVNCAAIPTELIESELFGHVKGAFTSAVKDRAGKFEAADGGTIFLDEIGDMSLPAQAKVLRALQENLIQRVGADKDIKVNVRVVAATNKDLKKEIEEGRFREDLYHRLAVILIKVPALNDRRDDIPLLIEHFTNKIAGEQGSAIKSFSNSAIQLLQEYDWTGNIRELRNVIERLIILGGNEISENDVKLFASK; translated from the coding sequence ATGAGTAAAATATTAATTATAGAAGACGAAGCGGCAATTCGTAGGGTTTTAGTGAAAATTTTATCAGAAGAGAATGATTCGTATAAAGTCGAAGAGGCCGAAGATGGTTTACAAGGATTAGAAAAAGTAAAAAATGAAGATTATGATCTGATTCTTTGTGATATAAAAATGCCTAAAATGGATGGAGTAGAAGTACTCGAGGCAGTAAAAAAAATAAAGCCTGAAATTCCCATGGTGATGATATCAGGTCATGGTGATTTAGAAACAGCAGTTAATACGATGCGATTAGGGGCATTTGATTATATATCAAAACCACCTGATTTAAATCGTTTATTAAATACTGTTCGTAATGCTTTAGATAAAAAGAAATTAGTAGTTGAAAATAAAATTTTAAAGAAAAAAGTTTCTAAAAATTATGAGATGATAGGAAGTAGTACTGCTATTTCTCATATAAAAGAAATGATTGAAAAAGTAGCTCCTACTGAAGCACGTGTTTTAATAACAGGACCAAATGGTACAGGAAAAGAATTAGTAGCCCATCAAATACATCAACGTAGTGAACGATCTGGAAGACCAATGATTGAGGTTAATTGTGCTGCTATCCCAACAGAATTAATTGAAAGTGAGTTGTTTGGGCATGTTAAAGGAGCTTTTACTTCAGCTGTAAAAGATAGAGCAGGTAAATTTGAAGCGGCTGATGGAGGAACTATTTTCTTAGATGAAATAGGGGATATGAGTTTACCAGCTCAAGCTAAAGTATTGCGTGCTTTACAGGAAAATTTAATTCAGCGTGTGGGTGCAGATAAAGATATTAAGGTAAATGTTCGTGTGGTAGCTGCAACTAATAAAGATTTGAAAAAAGAAATAGAGGAAGGGCGTTTTCGTGAAGATCTATATCATCGTTTAGCAGTTATTTTAATCAAGGTTCCAGCTTTAAATGATAGAAGAGATGATATACCCTTATTAATAGAACATTTTACTAATAAAATAGCTGGTGAACAAGGTAGTGCAATTAAATCTTTTTCAAATTCAGCTATTCAGTTATTACAAGAATATGATTGGACAGGTAATATCCGTGAGTTACGTAATGTGATAGAACGATTAATTATTCTTGGGGGTAACGAAATTTCAGAAAATGATGTAAAGTTGTTTGCATCAAAATAG
- a CDS encoding putative signal transducing protein, which produces MSLVSVFSGNEIVALAVKAELEINGIIAIIKNEIQATAMAGFWSPYSAVDVLVNKKDVMQAKMLVERVMNNG; this is translated from the coding sequence ATGAGTTTAGTTAGCGTTTTTTCAGGAAATGAAATAGTTGCCTTAGCTGTAAAAGCAGAGTTGGAAATAAATGGAATTATAGCAATTATAAAAAATGAAATTCAAGCTACTGCAATGGCTGGATTTTGGAGTCCTTATTCAGCTGTTGATGTTCTTGTGAATAAAAAAGATGTAATGCAAGCCAAAATGTTGGTTGAAAGAGTTATGAATAATGGATAA
- the dnaJ gene encoding molecular chaperone DnaJ — protein sequence MSKKDFYEILGVSKGASESEIKKAYRKKAIEFHPDKNPGDKAAEEKFKEAAEAYEVLSDADKRAKYDQYGHAAFDGAGGFGGHHMNMDDIFSQFGDIFGSAFGGGFGGFGGGGGQRRAKGSNLRIKVKLTLEEIATGVEKKIKVKRKIQAEGVTYRTCSTCNGSGQVVKIQNTILGRMQTASPCPSCGGLGQMIDKKPSEADGQGMILEDDTVSIKIPAGVVDGMQLKVAGKGNDAPGNGVAGDLIVAIEEIEHATLKREGENLHYDLYISYPEAVLGVSKDIDAVTGKVRIKLEEGIQSGKILRLKGKGIPSLNSYGNGDMLVHINVWTPKNLSKEQKKFFEENLENPNFSPKPEKTDKSFFEKVKDMFS from the coding sequence ATGAGCAAGAAAGATTTTTACGAAATATTAGGCGTTAGCAAAGGAGCTTCAGAATCAGAAATAAAAAAAGCATATCGTAAAAAAGCGATTGAATTTCATCCAGATAAAAATCCAGGAGATAAAGCAGCAGAAGAAAAATTTAAAGAAGCTGCTGAAGCCTATGAAGTATTGAGTGATGCTGATAAACGTGCAAAATACGATCAATATGGTCATGCAGCATTTGATGGGGCAGGAGGATTTGGAGGTCATCATATGAATATGGATGATATCTTCAGTCAATTTGGAGATATTTTTGGAAGCGCTTTTGGAGGAGGCTTCGGTGGTTTTGGAGGAGGCGGTGGTCAGCGTCGTGCAAAAGGAAGTAATCTTCGCATTAAAGTAAAACTTACATTAGAAGAAATTGCTACAGGTGTTGAAAAGAAAATAAAAGTAAAAAGAAAAATACAAGCAGAAGGGGTAACCTATAGAACTTGTTCTACTTGTAATGGTTCAGGTCAAGTTGTTAAAATACAAAATACCATTTTAGGTAGAATGCAAACAGCTTCACCATGTCCTTCTTGTGGAGGTTTAGGTCAAATGATTGATAAAAAACCGTCTGAAGCAGATGGGCAAGGAATGATTTTAGAAGACGACACGGTATCTATCAAGATTCCCGCAGGTGTAGTAGATGGAATGCAATTGAAGGTAGCTGGTAAAGGAAACGATGCTCCAGGTAATGGAGTGGCAGGAGATTTAATTGTAGCCATTGAGGAAATTGAACACGCAACCTTAAAACGTGAAGGAGAAAATTTACATTATGATTTGTATATAAGTTATCCTGAAGCTGTCCTAGGAGTGTCAAAAGACATAGATGCAGTTACAGGAAAGGTTCGTATTAAATTAGAAGAAGGTATTCAGTCAGGAAAGATTCTACGTTTAAAAGGTAAAGGAATTCCTAGTCTAAATAGTTATGGAAATGGAGATATGTTAGTTCATATTAATGTATGGACACCTAAAAATCTTTCAAAAGAACAAAAGAAATTCTTTGAAGAAAATTTAGAAAACCCAAATTTTAGCCCAAAACCAGAAAAAACTGATAAATCTTTTTTTGAAAAAGTAAAAGATATGTTTTCATAA
- a CDS encoding DUF4442 domain-containing protein, which translates to MKFTPAKLNLFLFLKLPSAFWSGVRVKVIEDYVCQATVKHRWFNQNPFNSMYFAVQAMAAELTTGALVMKQIKQSGKSISMLVANNKGTFTKKATGRITFTCNDGHLIEDAIKNTIATGEGQTFWMKSIGTDEKGNQVSIMDFEWTIRIKK; encoded by the coding sequence ATGAAATTTACACCAGCTAAATTAAATTTGTTTCTCTTTTTAAAACTACCTTCTGCATTTTGGAGTGGAGTTAGAGTAAAAGTTATAGAGGATTATGTATGTCAGGCAACTGTTAAACACAGATGGTTTAATCAAAATCCATTTAATTCTATGTATTTTGCCGTTCAAGCTATGGCAGCAGAATTAACAACAGGTGCTTTGGTTATGAAGCAAATTAAACAAAGTGGGAAAAGTATTTCTATGTTAGTGGCAAATAATAAAGGAACCTTTACTAAAAAAGCAACTGGTAGAATAACATTTACTTGTAATGATGGTCATTTGATAGAAGATGCTATAAAAAATACAATTGCCACTGGTGAAGGGCAAACTTTTTGGATGAAATCTATAGGAACGGATGAAAAAGGAAATCAGGTTTCAATTATGGATTTTGAATGGACTATTCGTATAAAAAAATAA
- a CDS encoding PadR family transcriptional regulator has protein sequence MNIENTKAQMRKGVLEFCILSVLKEKDAYTSEILDTLKNAKLLVVEGTVYPLLTRLKNDGLLTYRWEESTSGPPRKYYGLTEEGKNFLKELSITWNELAGAVNTITSQN, from the coding sequence ATGAACATTGAGAACACTAAAGCTCAGATGCGTAAAGGAGTCTTAGAATTTTGCATTTTATCTGTATTAAAAGAAAAAGATGCCTATACCTCAGAAATCCTTGACACACTGAAAAATGCGAAATTACTAGTTGTAGAAGGAACTGTATATCCACTTTTAACAAGACTCAAAAATGATGGCTTATTAACTTACCGTTGGGAAGAATCTACTTCTGGACCACCAAGAAAATATTATGGTTTAACAGAGGAAGGAAAAAACTTTTTAAAAGAATTAAGCATAACCTGGAATGAACTTGCAGGAGCAGTAAATACTATAACATCACAAAACTAA